CCGTGCGCGGCTACCGCATGGGGCAGGTCGACGACGTGCTCGACCGCCTCCGTGAGGCGCTCGACGACCGCGACGCCGAGATCGCCCGTCTGCGTGCCGAGCGGGACCAGCGCATCGAGTATTAGAGAATTTCCTTGGGGGACAACGCAATCGTCATCGGATCGGACGGCATCGCACGTTGTGCGTGGGCCGGGTCCGATCAGCTCTATCTCGCGTATCACGACGACGAGTGGGGCCGGGCCGTACACGGTGAGCAGGCGCTGTACGAGCGGATCTGCCTGGAGGCATTCCAGTCCGGCCTCGCGTGGATCACGATCCTGCGCAAACGACCCGCGTTCCGCGTGGCCTTCGCCGAGTTCGACCCCGATGCAGTCGCCTGCTTCGACCAGGGCGACGTCGACCGACTGCTGAAGGATGCCGGCATCGTGCGCAACCGGCGCAAGATCGACGCGGCGATCACGAACGCGCGGGCGACGCTCACCCTGCGTGAGCGAGGCGGACTCGACGAATTCGTCTGGTCGTTCGCCCCGCGGCACCACCGTCCGCCGACAGACCTCAGCCACGTGCCGGCTCAGACACCAGAGTCTGTGGCACTGTCGAAAGCGTTGAAACAGAACGGTTTCGCGCACGTTGGGCCGACCACCATGTATGCAGCAATGCAGGCATGCGGTCTCGTCGACGATCATCTCGCCGGCTGTCACCGGCACGCAGAGCCGCGATGAGCCTGGCAGCCTGTTCCGCGCTGATGCGCGTCCAGCAGCGTCTGGGTCGGTCCGTCGACGCCCACCTGGGCTGGTGGGTCCTCGGTGTGTTCCTGCTCGCGCGGTTGTTCTCGGCGGTGCTGATGGCCCGCATTGCGCCGCACACGGGCGAGATGGTGGTCGCCTACCGGGAGGAGCGCGGACCGCTCGGCTACTGGGACATCGTCCATTCGTGGGACGGCAAGTGGTACGAGCAGATTATCCGTGAGGGCTACCCGAAGGTGCTGCCGCTCGACCAGGAAGGCGAGGTCGCGCAGAACACCTGGGCGTTCCTGCCGCTCTACCCGGCCATGACAGCGGGACTGATGCTGGTCAGCGGGTTGTCGTTCGGCGCCGCGGGATCACTGATCTCGATCGCCTGTGCCGGTGCCGCTGTCGTGTTGATGAGCGTGCTGTTGCGTGAACGGATCGGTGCGCGCGGCGCGTTCGCCGCCACGCTGTTGTTCTCGGTAGCGCCCTCGTCGCCGGTGCTGCAGATGACCTACACCGAGTCACTCGGGATTCTGCTGCTGACCATCTTCCTGTGGGCGATCACCAGGGAACGCTGGTTGACGGCGAGCGCCACCGCGCTGCTGCTCGGCTTTGAACGACCGATCGCTCTGTCGCTCGTCGGGGTCGTGCTGGCGGTGCTGCTGCGAATGGTGCTGCAGCGGCACGATCTGCGGCTGCGCCCTCGTGACGTCCTGGGCGCGTCAGGGACGTTGATCGCGACCGGCATCTGCGGCCTTGCCTGGCCGGCCGTGGCTGCTTGGCGCACAGGGGAGTTGGACGCCTACACGCGCACCCAGGCCGGGTGGCGTGCCGGAGACGTCGTGCCGTTCAAGCCCTGGTACACCAACTTCCAGATCCTGTTCGGTGAGGGCAAGGGCGTCATCGTGCTCTTCGTCCTGGTCACCGTCGTGTTCATGATGATGACGGGGCCCTGGTCGCGCGGACTGGGTTTCGTGCTGCGCGCGTGGATGGTGTCGTACTCGCTGTACCTGCTGGCCATCGTGGACGTCTGGAGCAGCACCTTCCGTTTCCTGCTGTTCCTCTGGCCGATCACCGCGATCCTGGTCGGGGCCGCGCAACAGCGGTCGGGGGACCGGTTGCTGGTCGGCTGGCGTACCGCCGCCTGGGCTGTCGTCTTCCTCGGCTGGCAGATCTGGTGGGTGGACGAACTGTTGCACTTCACCCCGCCCGCCGACAGCGCGATCTGACACCAAGGCAGATTAGGACGAGACTCACCCACACGCTGGTCGAGTGGGCGCGGAGCGTTACGAGACTCACCCACACGCTGGTCGAGTAGGTGCGGAGCGTTAGCGGAGTGCCGCGATCGAGACCAGATGAGGAACGTCCGAGACGAACAGCCCCGCCGGCGACCGGCGGGGCTGTTCGGTGAAGCGGATGGGTCAGTCGTGCTGCCCCGGGTGCTTGGGCAACTGGACGCCTTGACCGAAGCCGTCGGGAGTCTGCTGCGGCGGCAGCGTCGGGTGAGCCTGGGTCGAGCCACCGTCACCGCCGGTGATCGCCCGTGGATTCTGCGCGGCGGGCTGCTGGTTCTCCGCGGCCGCCTGGTCCTTGGCTGCCTGACGGTCGGCACGGCGCTCTGAGCGACGCTTGGCGTCCTCCTCCATGATGTCGCCGGCGACGGACTGACGGGCGACGGCTTCGGCCTCGGCGACGGCCTTGGCGACAGCCGGGTCGCGGCTGAGGTCAAACCATTCCTCGACCTCGTCCTCGTCCACCTTGGGGACGTCCTCGTAGGACGGCATCTCGTAGCGGAAGGTGCCGTCGTCGCTCTGCTGTCCGAAGGACTTCGCGAAGCCCTGCAACGCCGAACCGAAGTCGCTCGGCACGACCCACACCTTGCTCGCCTCGCCCTTGGCCATCTCCGGGATCTGTCGCAGGTACTCGTACGCCAGCAGTTCGGGCGTCGGCTTGGCCGCACGGATCGCGGCGAACGTCTTCTCGATGGACTTGGCCTCACCCTGGGCCCGCAGGTACAGCGCGGCACGGTCACCCTGGGCGCGCAGGATGCGCGACTGACGGTCACCCTCGGCGGCGAGGATGGAGGCCTGCTTGGCACCTTCTGCGGCGAGGATCTGGCTCTGCTTGTCACCCTCGGCCGACTTGATCGCCGACTCGCGGTGACCCTCGGCGGCCAGGATGGTTGCACGCTTCTCGCGATCCGCCTTCATCTGCTTCTCCATCGATTCCTGGATGGAGGGCGGCGGGAAGATGGACTTCAACTCGACACGGGCGACGCGCAGACCCCAGCGGGACGTGGCCTCGTCCAGGACGCCACGCAGCTGGGTGTTGATGACCTCACGGGAGGTGAGCGTCTCCTCCAGCGTCATGCCACCGACGACATTACGCAAAGTGGTGGTGGCCAACTGCTCCACGCCGACGATGTAGTTGTTGATCTCGTAGACCGCAGAGCGGGGGTCGGTCACCTGGAAGTAGACGACCGTGTCGATGTTGACCGTCAGGTTGTCCTCGGTGATCACCGGCTGCGGGGGGAAGCTCACCACCCGTTCGCGCAGGTCGACCTTAGCGCGGATCCGGTCGACGAACGGCATGAGGAACAGCAGCTGCCCCGACACCGTCTTGGTGTATCGGCCGAGTCGCTCGACGACGGCTGCTTCCGCCTGCGGCACCACGGCCACCGACTTGACCACGATGATGACCGCCAGGATGGCGATGATCGCCGCGATGATGAGTAATGGTTCCATTCAGTTCTCCCCGAAATTGTCGCTGTCAACGACGGCAACAGCACCGTCGATCCGATCCACGACGAGCTTCTCGCCGGGTTCGAAGGTCATGTCCGGTCGAGCCGGACGAGCTGTCCAGATGTCGCCGCCGATCCGCACCAGGCCGCCGTCCTCGGTGA
This is a stretch of genomic DNA from Yimella lutea. It encodes these proteins:
- a CDS encoding DNA-3-methyladenine glycosylase I; protein product: MGDNAIVIGSDGIARCAWAGSDQLYLAYHDDEWGRAVHGEQALYERICLEAFQSGLAWITILRKRPAFRVAFAEFDPDAVACFDQGDVDRLLKDAGIVRNRRKIDAAITNARATLTLRERGGLDEFVWSFAPRHHRPPTDLSHVPAQTPESVALSKALKQNGFAHVGPTTMYAAMQACGLVDDHLAGCHRHAEPR
- a CDS encoding SPFH domain-containing protein, yielding MEPLLIIAAIIAILAVIIVVKSVAVVPQAEAAVVERLGRYTKTVSGQLLFLMPFVDRIRAKVDLRERVVSFPPQPVITEDNLTVNIDTVVYFQVTDPRSAVYEINNYIVGVEQLATTTLRNVVGGMTLEETLTSREVINTQLRGVLDEATSRWGLRVARVELKSIFPPPSIQESMEKQMKADREKRATILAAEGHRESAIKSAEGDKQSQILAAEGAKQASILAAEGDRQSRILRAQGDRAALYLRAQGEAKSIEKTFAAIRAAKPTPELLAYEYLRQIPEMAKGEASKVWVVPSDFGSALQGFAKSFGQQSDDGTFRYEMPSYEDVPKVDEDEVEEWFDLSRDPAVAKAVAEAEAVARQSVAGDIMEEDAKRRSERRADRQAAKDQAAAENQQPAAQNPRAITGGDGGSTQAHPTLPPQQTPDGFGQGVQLPKHPGQHD